A segment of the Fusarium musae strain F31 chromosome 2, whole genome shotgun sequence genome:
CTTATTGTTGGTCAGGCTGTACGTTGGATGTGGGAGGATCGCACCGTCAAAGTTCTCAATGCTCTCAAACTGGCCAAGGTCTCAACACTGTGCCTTATTCTGCTCGTATGGACGACCTTTTCTGGAGCTTTCGGCACCGGAGCGTTGAAAGACTTATCTACAAGCAACGTcctctttcttgtctttATAAACGTTGCGTTATATGCTCTGTTCACAATTATCTGCTTCTTTCTCGCCAGACCACCCGGGCGCGTTGTCAGAACAGTGTCTTCATCCTGGCTAAGGCATGTCTTCAAGCGCATGTCTAAAGAGCAGACAATCGCCGTATGCTTTTGCGGGGCGGCCAAAACAACGAGCTTGGGTATACCGCTAGCAAGTTCAATGTGGGCGCGTGCGGATGATCTAACAAGAGCCTATATACAAATACCTGTACTGCTGTACACCATCGAACAAGTGTTCATGGCTCAGGGGCTAGTATACGTCTTTCGCTACTACATGCGGAGAGGAAACAAGGAACGTGGTACCGAGGAAGTAGAGCAGGGTACTTCTCAAGAGCAATGTTCTATGGAAGTTCAAATGCAACCTGATGAACTCTCGAGGCAGGCCATTGATGAGGATGTGGAACAGAAAAGGCATCAATGTCAGTAAGGAATTCCAAATGTGCTAATTTGGTGCAACGTTAGCCAGAGCTATAGAAAATAGATTTCAGTATTTTCCACGCCACATAATAGACGTCGATATCGGCTGTCGTCTACCAGTCCCAGAATACAGATcaagataatatataatacaaCCCCGTGTCAAGATTCAGGTCCAAATAACCTTATATATCAAGgttgcttttttttaaccCGCATATGCCGAGTTAACTCTAATATGGATACCACCATGCGTAAAGAGAGTAGTAAACCAACTCTGATGAAAAATATTCTACACGTGAAGGGAACAAGTCGCACGTTTTTATTCATCTTCTATTTTTCAAATTTAATTGCAATAAATTTATTGGAGTATCATGTTCGGGAAATCGTAACAATAATCATGATCATTTTCGATTCGACCATTCTCAGGTCTGTCCGGCCTTGACACCATTCCCATTTACGACATGCTCCTCGTGCTTGATGAGACTATCAAATAGGGGCTTTAGATGTTGAGCGCTCTTCTTGGCGTAACGCTTTTGGTCATTCTCGTAGTCGACATAAGTTACGCCGAATCGAGTCTCGTAACCCTCAGCCCACTCAAAATTGTCCAGCAAAGACCAGGCAAAGTAGCCATGGACATCCACGCCATCGAGCCTAGAAGCATCGGCCATGGCTCTCACGTAATCGTCATAGTACTTGACGCGGAAATCATCTTGCAGGATCTTCTCTCGCGGCATGTCATTCTCACCCTTGATGCTGGTGCCGTTCTCGGTAACATAGATTCTGGGGAAGCCATAACGCTTGGAAATCCAGACTAGTAGATCACGGAAGCCTAGGGCGCATGGTCGCAACCAAGTAGACTGGGTCTCCTCGCCAATACAATCACCGCGGTAGTTCCAGAAATGCAGTTCAAGATTACCGACATAGTCTTCAGGAGCAGCCTCTCCCTCCCGATGCTTAACATAGTTGGCAGTGTAGTGGTTCATGCCGTAGAAGTCATTGGATCCCAAAACAAGAGCCTTTTCCTCGGAGGTAAAAGTGGGAAGGCGGTCACCGAGCTGGGCGCGCATTGAGGCTGGGTAATCTCCGAAGTAGATAGGGTCCGCGAACCACGAGATAGCAAACTCGATCTTGCGTTCGGCAGCCTCGACATCTCTCGGGTCCTTGGGGTCCCACGGATATGTGGCGTCGCCATTGAGGGTGATACCAATCTCACCACCGTTCTTGGGCTTGAATTCCTCACGATAAATCTTTACAGCACGGCCGTGGGCAACAAGAAGGTTGTGACCAACGATCCAAGGCTCGGTAGAAGAGTCGCCAACTTCGGATTTCTTGCGGTCAGAACAGCGACCGGGTGCGTTAGATCCTGTGCTGTAACCCAGAATGGCTGAGCACCAGGGCTCATTGTGAGTGATCCAGTTCTTGCAGCGAGGGATAGACTCGAAAACAACACGAGCATATCGCTCATAGTCAAGAGGAAACTCCTCTCGGTTCAGGAGACCGCCGTAGCGGCGGTCCAACTCATCGGGTACATCCCAATGGAAAAGGGTAATGAAAGGGGTAATTCCAGCTTCGAGGAGATCATCGACAAACTTGCGATAATGGTCAACTCCGGCCTGGTTGATAGGATCATTTCGACCACCGAGAGGAATGATGCGAGACCAGCAGAGGGAGAATCGGTAAGCCTTAGCGC
Coding sequences within it:
- a CDS encoding hypothetical protein (CAZy:GH1); translation: MSLPKDFQWGFATASYQIEGAVDKDGRGPANWDTFCAKPGKIADGSSGVTACDSYNRTAEDIALLKSVGAKAYRFSLCWSRIIPLGGRNDPINQAGVDHYRKFVDDLLEAGITPFITLFHWDVPDELDRRYGGLLNREEFPLDYERYARVVFESIPRCKNWITHNEPWCSAILGYSTGSNAPGRCSDRKKSEVGDSSTEPWIVGHNLLVAHGRAVKIYREEFKPKNGGEIGITLNGDATYPWDPKDPRDVEAAERKIEFAISWFADPIYFGDYPASMRAQLGDRLPTFTSEEKALVLGSNDFYGMNHYTANYVKHREGEAAPEDYVGNLELHFWNYRGDCIGEETQSTWLRPCALGFRDLLVWISKRYGFPRIYVTENGTSIKGENDMPREKILQDDFRVKYYDDYVRAMADASRLDGVDVHGYFAWSLLDNFEWAEGYETRFGVTYVDYENDQKRYAKKSAQHLKPLFDSLIKHEEHVVNGNGVKAGQT